In Streptomyces europaeiscabiei, a single genomic region encodes these proteins:
- a CDS encoding site-specific integrase, with amino-acid sequence MSDSHKTAEPVVIPAAPARPEAYDPATRAALEHIDRQAVRTVADGRPVATRDAYTQDWASWSKFCAASGVPVLAVTPGTLVMFVEWLWTQPGGRRGTCTAPSTIDRRISGTVVTARAEHGVRLEDGVARLARNRLKQLVKEMEENGETRGRGQAPPLLVEHLVKISAACPDNLMGVRDRALVLMHFAVAGREHELAFNRVSDYAETPGGIQADLRVSKVRPRVVPVPYGSRPSICPVRAWQAWKEAADLTDPGSYAWRRLHNRWHTVMDSGLQPESIGDIVTRAGERAGIEIRFTGHSPRRGLATSSRLKGHDQIVIAKQGGWAPHSKVLAGYLEVVDQWEDNALLGVL; translated from the coding sequence ATGTCAGACAGTCACAAGACGGCTGAACCGGTCGTCATCCCGGCGGCACCGGCCCGGCCGGAGGCGTACGACCCCGCGACCCGGGCCGCGCTGGAACACATCGACCGCCAGGCCGTACGCACCGTCGCCGACGGCCGCCCGGTAGCCACCCGCGACGCCTACACCCAGGACTGGGCGAGCTGGAGCAAGTTCTGCGCCGCCTCCGGCGTGCCGGTGCTCGCTGTCACTCCCGGCACGCTGGTGATGTTCGTCGAGTGGCTGTGGACCCAGCCCGGAGGACGCCGGGGGACGTGCACCGCGCCGTCGACGATCGACCGGCGGATCTCCGGCACCGTGGTGACCGCCCGCGCCGAGCACGGCGTGCGGCTGGAGGACGGCGTCGCCCGCCTTGCCCGCAACCGGCTCAAGCAGTTGGTGAAGGAGATGGAGGAAAACGGCGAGACTCGCGGCCGGGGCCAGGCGCCGCCGCTGCTGGTCGAGCATCTGGTGAAGATCAGTGCCGCCTGCCCGGACAACCTCATGGGCGTGCGCGACCGCGCGCTGGTCCTCATGCACTTCGCTGTCGCTGGCCGCGAGCACGAACTGGCCTTCAACCGAGTGAGCGACTACGCCGAGACCCCCGGCGGCATCCAGGCCGACCTGCGCGTGTCCAAGGTCCGCCCCCGTGTCGTCCCGGTCCCCTACGGCTCCCGGCCGTCGATCTGCCCGGTCCGCGCGTGGCAGGCGTGGAAAGAGGCCGCTGATCTCACCGACCCCGGCAGCTACGCCTGGCGGCGCCTGCACAACCGCTGGCACACCGTCATGGACAGCGGGCTGCAGCCCGAATCCATCGGCGACATCGTCACCCGCGCCGGCGAACGCGCCGGGATCGAGATCCGCTTCACCGGCCACTCCCCCCGCCGCGGCCTGGCCACCTCCTCCCGCCTCAAGGGCCACGACCAGATCGTCATCGCCAAGCAGGGCGGCTGGGCCCCCCACTCCAAGGTCCTCGCCGGCTACCTCGAAGTCGTCGACCAGTGGGAGGACAACGCCCTGCTCGGCGTGCTGTAG
- a CDS encoding sigma-70 family RNA polymerase sigma factor: MADRDRPRSRHAEALAELVEDRYGRMVRYAASRLRTRDVPRSSADPEDIVQNALKSVLAHDEPIGNVRGYLYTCMDREIGRAARNHYAGRGYESLDADVRLEDEPAVWPIDEAELRHVIDEVLAGLPLQQRRAMLLTRELGMTQAKAARVMGVATATVGVHTHRAIRALRVALVGMGTALVSWATASMAIGSRQVIPGARPEMLPVPYTVTMIMLIMVGLTSTVLGWAISTSGRIRLLFPLAFFGAALRSMFEQGVRDGYGGSGARGYKETPPVSHVRVVPNPDEGREKEISTWGTVADEVNDLNASAEVGKLHRQTARRTGRTKSAARP; the protein is encoded by the coding sequence GTGGCTGATCGGGACAGGCCGCGGTCGCGGCACGCCGAGGCGCTGGCGGAACTGGTCGAGGACCGGTACGGCCGGATGGTCCGCTACGCCGCCAGTCGGCTGCGCACCCGCGACGTACCGCGGTCGTCGGCGGACCCCGAGGACATCGTGCAGAACGCCCTCAAGTCCGTGCTGGCCCACGACGAGCCGATCGGCAACGTGCGCGGCTACCTCTACACCTGCATGGACCGTGAGATCGGCCGTGCGGCCCGGAACCACTACGCCGGCAGAGGGTACGAGTCCCTTGACGCGGACGTGCGACTGGAGGACGAGCCGGCGGTCTGGCCTATCGACGAGGCCGAGCTGCGGCACGTCATCGACGAAGTTCTGGCCGGGCTCCCGCTGCAGCAGCGCAGGGCGATGCTGCTGACGCGGGAGCTGGGCATGACCCAGGCAAAGGCGGCCCGGGTCATGGGGGTAGCTACGGCGACAGTCGGCGTCCACACCCACCGGGCGATCAGAGCGTTGCGCGTGGCACTGGTCGGCATGGGGACGGCCCTGGTCTCATGGGCCACCGCGAGCATGGCGATCGGCAGCCGACAGGTCATCCCCGGTGCCCGCCCCGAGATGCTGCCGGTCCCGTACACGGTAACGATGATCATGCTCATCATGGTCGGTCTCACCAGCACCGTGCTGGGATGGGCTATCTCCACGTCCGGGCGGATCCGCCTGCTCTTTCCGCTCGCGTTTTTCGGGGCGGCGCTCAGGAGCATGTTTGAGCAGGGGGTCCGAGACGGGTACGGCGGCTCCGGCGCTCGTGGCTACAAGGAAACTCCCCCTGTCAGCCACGTCCGCGTGGTCCCGAACCCCGACGAGGGCCGAGAGAAGGAGATCTCGACCTGGGGAACGGTCGCCGACGAGGTAAACGACCTCAATGCGAGCGCCGAGGTCGGCAAACTCCATCGCCAGACCGCCCGTCGGACGGGACGAACGAAGAGCGCTGCTCGACCATGA
- a CDS encoding lamin tail domain-containing protein — MSASASVTARSLVAAALAAGAVVSMVTLPASAADHRSERSRVKISDVQYDSPGYDDRSNRSLNREWVEITNNGRRSVNLDGWTLKDEDGHTYTFEDYRLEGRATVRIHTGRGRDTDTDLYQDSRRYVWDNRSDTATLRNDRGRYIDSDSWGHHHGGGHHNNGGGHHR; from the coding sequence ATGTCCGCTTCCGCTTCTGTCACCGCTCGCAGTCTCGTCGCCGCCGCGCTCGCCGCCGGCGCCGTGGTCTCCATGGTCACGCTGCCGGCATCGGCCGCCGACCACCGCTCTGAGCGGTCGAGGGTGAAGATCTCGGATGTCCAGTACGACTCCCCCGGCTACGACGACCGCTCCAACCGCTCCCTGAACCGGGAGTGGGTGGAGATCACCAACAACGGCCGCCGCAGCGTCAACCTCGACGGCTGGACCCTGAAGGACGAGGACGGCCACACCTACACCTTCGAGGACTACCGCCTGGAGGGCCGCGCCACCGTCCGCATCCACACCGGACGCGGACGCGACACCGACACCGACCTCTACCAGGACAGCCGCCGCTACGTCTGGGACAACCGCTCCGACACCGCCACCCTCCGCAACGACCGCGGACGCTACATCGACAGCGACTCCTGGGGCCACCACCACGGCGGCGGCCACCACAACAACGGTGGCGGGCACCACCGCTGA
- the ku gene encoding non-homologous end joining protein Ku has translation MPPPVIWHGHIVFGMVTVPVGLISATERGTTPLRQVHTASGCYGRIRHRKRCEIEDRDVAEHEIGRGYELPEGRVIPVSDADLDHVPLPTAHAIELLGTAPADSIDPRQIGAASYFLAAATEPTGIRPYVLLVRALAHRSQVAIVKFAVRGDRERLGMLRPLHGALVLNALRWRDEIHSPAGAAPSPAPVDDDELAAAIDLIEARTVDTLADLPGLTDDYARALADVVQAKLHARDLADTEPVRHPQPVDLMEALQQSVRDARAGRGQRPGSSPFPPEPNNT, from the coding sequence ATGCCCCCACCCGTCATCTGGCACGGGCACATCGTGTTCGGAATGGTCACGGTGCCTGTCGGGCTGATCAGCGCAACCGAGCGTGGCACCACGCCGCTGCGACAGGTCCACACGGCCAGCGGCTGCTACGGACGGATCCGCCACCGCAAGCGCTGCGAGATCGAGGACCGCGACGTCGCCGAACACGAGATAGGCCGCGGCTACGAACTGCCCGAAGGCAGAGTCATCCCCGTCAGCGACGCCGACCTCGACCACGTACCGCTGCCCACCGCGCACGCGATCGAGCTGCTCGGCACCGCCCCGGCCGACTCCATCGACCCGCGGCAGATCGGCGCCGCCTCCTACTTCCTCGCGGCAGCCACCGAACCGACTGGCATACGCCCGTACGTCCTGCTCGTACGGGCGCTCGCCCACCGCTCGCAAGTCGCCATCGTCAAGTTCGCCGTCCGGGGGGACCGCGAACGGCTCGGCATGCTCCGCCCTCTGCACGGCGCCCTGGTCCTCAACGCCCTGCGATGGCGCGACGAGATCCACTCCCCGGCCGGCGCCGCGCCCTCCCCGGCCCCGGTCGACGACGACGAACTGGCCGCCGCCATCGACCTCATCGAAGCCCGCACGGTCGACACCCTCGCCGACCTGCCCGGCCTCACCGACGACTACGCACGAGCCCTCGCCGACGTCGTCCAGGCCAAGCTGCACGCCCGCGACCTCGCCGACACCGAGCCAGTCCGGCACCCTCAGCCGGTCGACCTGATGGAGGCGCTCCAGCAATCCGTGCGCGATGCCCGCGCCGGACGGGGTCAACGGCCCGGCAGCTCTCCGTTCCCTCCCGAGCCCAACAACACGTAG
- a CDS encoding serine/threonine-protein kinase translates to MAQRVIAGRYELQQLLGRGGMGEVWAARDGVMERCVAVKLLQPHLGTAEGEELFFREARTAGALSHPGVVTVHDLGRDGDGTLYLVMENVPGRNLGVVLKDGLPPVADALAWTAQVADALQAAHSARILHRDLKPANLMLTPAGSVKILDFGIARYISTLTGATRAIGTVAYMPPERLMGKVGDARGDLYALGCVLYELLTGRTPFGDLDTPAALAYAHVHTPSAPPSSHRPDLSPHLDALLAELLAKQPGDRPASATDVRDRLSHPPASSPPGPPSALRADPSHRLVGAATGGLWPPPTRLAMTKPSHQPWIYTTGDWVRSSPAVVDGTVYIGSDGKVYALDAATGTPRWTHTTSDSAWTHILTALWTASSPAVVDGTVYIGSNDHKVYALDAATGTPRWTHTASGWLYSSPAVVDGTVYIGSSDGKVYALDAATGTPRWTHTTGRAVRPSPAVVDGTVYIGSDDEKVYALDAATGTPRWTHTTSGWIHSSPAVVDGTVYIGSNDHKVYALDAATGTPRWTHTTSGWIHSSPAVVDGTVYIGSNDHKVYALDAATGTPRWTHTTGNAVQSSPAVVDGTVYIGSNDHKVYALDAATGTPRWTHTTGNAVQSSPAVVGGTVYIGSNDHKVYALDAATGQNGAP, encoded by the coding sequence GTGGCGCAGCGGGTGATCGCGGGCAGGTATGAGCTGCAGCAGTTGCTGGGCCGGGGCGGGATGGGGGAGGTGTGGGCGGCCCGCGACGGCGTGATGGAGCGTTGCGTGGCGGTCAAGTTGCTCCAGCCCCATCTGGGAACGGCCGAGGGTGAGGAACTGTTCTTCCGGGAGGCCCGCACGGCGGGGGCGTTGAGTCATCCGGGGGTCGTCACCGTCCACGATCTCGGGCGGGACGGCGACGGCACGCTCTACCTGGTGATGGAGAACGTTCCCGGCCGGAACTTGGGAGTTGTGCTGAAAGACGGCCTGCCACCGGTCGCGGACGCCCTGGCGTGGACCGCGCAGGTCGCCGACGCGCTGCAGGCCGCGCACTCCGCTCGGATCCTGCACCGTGACCTCAAGCCCGCCAACCTGATGCTCACCCCGGCAGGCAGCGTGAAGATCCTCGACTTCGGAATCGCCCGCTACATCTCCACCCTGACCGGTGCCACCCGCGCCATCGGCACGGTCGCCTACATGCCGCCTGAGCGGCTTATGGGCAAGGTCGGCGACGCCCGCGGGGACCTGTACGCGCTGGGCTGCGTGCTGTACGAGCTGCTGACCGGCCGCACCCCGTTCGGCGACCTCGACACCCCAGCAGCTCTGGCGTACGCCCATGTACACACCCCGTCTGCACCGCCCTCCAGCCACCGCCCGGACCTGTCGCCCCACCTCGACGCACTGCTGGCCGAACTCCTTGCCAAGCAACCGGGCGACCGGCCCGCCAGTGCCACCGATGTCCGTGACCGCCTCAGCCACCCACCCGCGTCCTCGCCTCCCGGACCACCGTCGGCCCTGCGGGCAGATCCCAGCCACCGGCTTGTCGGCGCCGCCACCGGCGGCCTCTGGCCCCCACCCACCCGGCTCGCCATGACGAAGCCCTCCCACCAGCCCTGGATATACACCACCGGCGACTGGGTCCGTTCGTCGCCAGCGGTCGTGGACGGCACCGTCTACATCGGCAGCGACGGCAAGGTGTACGCGCTGGACGCAGCCACCGGCACCCCCCGCTGGACCCACACCACCAGCGACAGCGCCTGGACGCATATCCTCACCGCCCTATGGACCGCTTCGTCGCCGGCGGTGGTGGACGGCACCGTCTACATCGGCAGCAACGACCACAAGGTGTACGCGCTCGACGCGGCCACCGGCACCCCCCGCTGGACACACACCGCCAGCGGCTGGCTCTATTCGTCGCCGGCGGTGGTGGACGGCACCGTCTACATCGGCAGCAGCGACGGCAAGGTGTACGCGCTGGACGCAGCCACCGGCACCCCCCGCTGGACACACACCACCGGCCGCGCGGTCCGTCCGTCGCCGGCGGTGGTGGACGGCACCGTCTACATCGGCAGCGACGACGAGAAGGTGTACGCGCTGGACGCAGCCACCGGCACCCCCCGCTGGACACACACCACCAGCGGCTGGATCCATTCGTCGCCGGCGGTGGTGGACGGCACCGTCTACATCGGCAGCAACGACCACAAGGTGTACGCGCTCGACGCGGCCACCGGCACCCCCCGCTGGACACACACCACCAGCGGCTGGATCCATTCGTCGCCGGCGGTGGTGGACGGCACCGTCTACATCGGCAGCAACGACCACAAGGTGTACGCGCTCGACGCGGCCACCGGCACCCCCCGCTGGACACACACCACCGGCAACGCCGTCCAGTCGTCGCCGGCAGTGGTGGACGGCACCGTCTACATCGGCAGCAACGACCACAAGGTGTACGCGCTCGACGCGGCCACCGGCACCCCCCGCTGGACACACACCACCGGCAACGCCGTCCAGTCGTCGCCGGCAGTGGTGGGCGGCACCGTCTACATCGGCAGCAACGACCACAAGGTGTACGCGCTCGACGCGGCCACCGGTCAGAACGGTGCCCCATGA